One genomic window of Bacilli bacterium PM5-9 includes the following:
- a CDS encoding menaquinone-dependent protoporphyrinogen IX oxidase (product_source=COG4635; cath_funfam=2.40.50.40; cog=COG4635; pfam=PF12724; superfamily=52218), translating to MKILTIYNSKTGFTKKYIDFLKEDIDMDVVSIDKIKSVNINDYDKVIFASWIFGGKIKKLEFLEKLNTAKEDIIVLAVGASLHNNEVLSDISKLGYHGFYLQGGLAYDKMGFLDKKMIGMFAKALKTKDDLSDDEKILADLIQDSFDMCSKDNLNDVVDYLKKL from the coding sequence ATGAAAATATTAACTATATATAATTCAAAGACTGGTTTTACAAAAAAATATATTGATTTTTTAAAGGAAGATATTGATATGGATGTTGTATCAATAGATAAAATTAAAAGTGTAAATATAAATGATTATGATAAAGTTATTTTTGCATCATGGATTTTTGGAGGTAAAATAAAAAAACTTGAATTTTTAGAAAAGTTGAATACTGCTAAAGAAGATATTATTGTTTTAGCCGTTGGTGCTTCATTACATAATAATGAAGTGTTAAGTGATATTAGTAAACTAGGTTATCATGGTTTTTATTTACAAGGTGGTTTAGCGTATGATAAAATGGGTTTTCTTGATAAAAAAATGATAGGAATGTTTGCAAAAGCATTAAAAACGAAAGATGATTTAAGTGATGATGAAAAAATATTAGCTGATTTAATTCAAGATTCATTTGATATGTGTAGTAAAGATAATTTAAATGATGTAGTAGATTATTTAAAAAAATTATAA